Proteins encoded in a region of the Frondihabitans sp. 762G35 genome:
- a CDS encoding M20/M25/M40 family metallo-hydrolase, whose translation MKAALSALDDALETHAPAAFELLEDLVRADSTVGRESAAEEVLADALAASDFELERLAVPESIGSDPLAGIPPMSYAGRYDLVGRRAGSVPGAASLLLNGHIDVVPAEDAGGWTSPPFEPTRRDGWLVGRGAGDMKCGFAMGLLALRALDETHPGWQRGALTVLAVIEEECTGNGTLAAGRAGVLADAAVLLEPTELEMLLAGIAIVWIEIEVEGRSGHAEAAGRSVNPILAAAPVLEGLRRLESRMNDEHRGVGADPAFSTIEAPYTVNVGTFRSGSWASSVPEVARIGVRVGHPAAWTAERTVDEVRAAVADASGDDPWLLAHPPTYRLNGYRAERYAQDPGHPFVRRFARAHEAAHGVTPAAVPIGSTTDARYYLNQFDTPALAYGPRTRNMHGVDEAVELRSIVEGARTLARFLLDHLGAGEARS comes from the coding sequence GTGAAAGCCGCACTCTCCGCTCTCGACGACGCGCTCGAGACCCACGCCCCCGCAGCCTTCGAGCTGCTCGAAGACCTCGTCCGTGCCGACAGCACCGTGGGCCGCGAATCCGCCGCCGAGGAGGTCCTCGCCGACGCGCTCGCCGCCTCGGACTTCGAGCTGGAGCGACTCGCCGTCCCGGAATCGATCGGCTCCGATCCGCTGGCCGGGATCCCGCCGATGTCGTACGCCGGTCGCTACGACCTCGTCGGTCGCCGCGCCGGCTCGGTCCCGGGAGCCGCGAGCCTGCTCCTCAACGGTCACATCGACGTCGTCCCCGCCGAGGACGCCGGCGGCTGGACGTCTCCGCCCTTCGAACCGACCCGCCGCGACGGCTGGCTCGTCGGACGGGGCGCCGGCGACATGAAGTGCGGCTTCGCCATGGGGCTCCTGGCCCTCCGCGCTCTCGACGAGACCCACCCCGGCTGGCAGCGGGGCGCCCTGACGGTCCTCGCCGTCATCGAGGAGGAGTGCACGGGCAACGGTACGCTCGCGGCGGGCCGGGCCGGGGTCCTCGCCGACGCCGCCGTCCTCCTCGAACCCACCGAGCTCGAGATGCTCCTCGCCGGAATCGCCATCGTCTGGATCGAGATCGAGGTGGAGGGCCGCTCCGGACACGCCGAGGCGGCCGGTCGGTCGGTCAACCCGATCCTCGCCGCGGCTCCCGTCCTCGAGGGGCTCCGGCGGCTGGAGAGCCGGATGAACGACGAGCACCGCGGCGTCGGCGCCGATCCTGCGTTCTCGACGATCGAGGCGCCCTACACGGTGAACGTGGGCACCTTCCGCTCCGGCTCGTGGGCGTCCAGCGTCCCCGAGGTCGCGCGCATCGGCGTGCGGGTCGGCCACCCCGCGGCGTGGACGGCCGAGCGCACCGTCGACGAGGTCCGGGCGGCGGTCGCCGACGCGTCCGGCGACGACCCGTGGCTCCTCGCCCACCCGCCGACCTACCGGCTGAACGGCTACCGGGCGGAGCGGTACGCGCAGGATCCCGGCCACCCGTTCGTCCGTCGGTTCGCCCGGGCGCACGAGGCGGCCCACGGCGTCACGCCCGCGGCGGTTCCGATCGGCTCGACGACGGACGCCCGCTACTACCTGAACCAGTTCGACACCCCCGCGCTGGCCTACGGCCCGCGCACGCGCAACATGCACGGGGTCGACGAGGCGGTGGAGCTCCGGAGCATCGTGGAGGGTGCCCGGACGCTCGCGCGGTTCCTCCTCGATCACCTCGGCGCCGGGGAGGCACGGTCGTGA
- a CDS encoding FadR/GntR family transcriptional regulator, which yields MSDQRRRRDDVAALRPLVAETAAARIADRFVTAFALGQFVVGQRLPTLPELSTMLEVSQSTVREAISRLAALGYVRVQRGRGGGTFVVSQWGPASDSGVRRALGESWGTVKETLDFRSLIEQQIARTAAQRILPEDEERIRAAARAYRDAGTDRDASRLADLEVHQAIAAATHNSQLAELSLRLQHEVGLGFHGEPFSEDVRRRAVDQHTVLAAAVLERRPEDAERLAREHFALTEELLTALHDRTTALNPDDPQILRNPQNPNEGA from the coding sequence GTGAGCGATCAGCGGCGGCGGCGCGACGACGTGGCGGCACTCCGCCCGCTCGTGGCCGAGACGGCGGCGGCGCGGATCGCCGACCGCTTCGTGACGGCGTTCGCGCTCGGGCAGTTCGTGGTCGGCCAGCGGCTGCCGACGCTCCCGGAGCTGTCGACGATGCTCGAGGTGAGCCAGTCGACCGTGCGGGAGGCGATCTCCCGCCTCGCGGCCCTCGGCTACGTCCGCGTCCAGCGCGGACGCGGGGGCGGCACCTTCGTCGTCTCGCAGTGGGGGCCCGCGTCGGACTCGGGTGTCCGCCGTGCGCTCGGCGAGAGCTGGGGCACGGTCAAGGAGACCCTCGACTTCCGATCGCTCATCGAGCAGCAGATCGCGAGGACCGCCGCCCAGCGCATCCTGCCCGAGGACGAGGAGCGCATCCGCGCCGCCGCGCGGGCCTACCGCGACGCCGGGACCGATCGCGACGCGTCGCGGCTGGCCGACCTCGAGGTGCACCAGGCGATCGCCGCGGCGACGCACAACTCGCAGCTCGCCGAACTGAGCCTCCGGCTGCAGCACGAGGTGGGTCTCGGCTTCCACGGCGAGCCGTTCAGCGAGGACGTCCGGAGACGCGCCGTCGATCAGCACACGGTGCTGGCGGCGGCCGTGCTCGAGCGTCGCCCGGAGGACGCCGAGCGACTCGCCCGCGAGCACTTCGCCCTGACCGAGGAGCTGCTGACGGCACTCCACGACCGCACCACCGCACTGAACCCGGACGACCCGCAGATCCTGCGGAACCCGCAGAACCCGAACGAAGGAGCCTGA
- a CDS encoding alpha/beta fold hydrolase gives MPTASVNGIEIDYLLEGEGERTVVLVNGLADEKETWAYQTPALLEAGYRVLTFDNRGVGATSKPAGPYTTELLADDTKALVDTLGITDFHLLGVSMGGMIVQEYALKHPADLRSLTLACTYAAPGPFCSRMFSMWEDLAPVMGVPFVMRDVTLWAFTLDFFRTREDELAEFETGMKHLNMPTPAYLAQLSAIQTHDTTARLPGLAVPTLVLAGDEDILIPTALSHDLHELVPGSRWETTRGGHGCVWEHPDDFNTTLLRFLTEIERTTP, from the coding sequence ATGCCCACCGCATCCGTGAACGGAATCGAGATCGACTACCTCCTCGAGGGGGAGGGGGAGCGGACCGTCGTGCTGGTCAACGGCCTGGCCGACGAGAAGGAGACCTGGGCCTACCAGACACCGGCGCTGCTCGAGGCCGGCTACCGCGTGCTGACCTTCGACAACCGGGGCGTCGGAGCCACGTCCAAGCCCGCGGGGCCGTACACGACCGAGCTCCTCGCCGACGACACGAAGGCCCTCGTCGACACCCTCGGCATCACCGACTTCCACCTCCTCGGGGTCTCGATGGGCGGGATGATCGTCCAGGAGTACGCCCTCAAGCACCCCGCCGACCTCCGTTCGCTGACCCTCGCGTGCACGTACGCGGCCCCCGGTCCGTTCTGCTCCCGGATGTTCTCGATGTGGGAGGACCTCGCCCCCGTGATGGGCGTTCCCTTCGTCATGCGCGACGTGACCCTGTGGGCGTTCACGCTCGACTTCTTCCGGACGAGGGAGGACGAGCTCGCCGAGTTCGAGACCGGCATGAAGCACCTGAACATGCCGACCCCGGCGTATCTCGCGCAGCTCTCCGCGATCCAGACGCACGACACGACGGCCCGCCTCCCGGGCCTCGCCGTGCCGACGCTCGTCCTCGCCGGCGACGAGGACATCCTCATCCCGACCGCCCTCTCCCACGACCTGCACGAGCTCGTCCCCGGCTCCCGCTGGGAGACCACCCGGGGCGGTCACGGCTGCGTCTGGGAGCACCCCGACGACTTCAACACCACCCTCCTCCGCTTCCTGACCGAGATCGAAAGGACCACCCCGTGA